The following DNA comes from Chitinophaga nivalis.
TGCTGTTTAATTCAAAGCCCAGCACCGCTCCCAGACTATGCCCATATAGTAGAAATGGCATTTTATTTCTTTTCTGTTTTAATTGCTGTAATAAATCGATAATAGCTGTTTTTTTGTTGTATAACAAAGGTTCATCTGTCCGTAAACCTCTGCCGGGTAATTCCAATACAATTACCTCTACCTGATCCTGCAGTTTATCCACCAATGGTTGAAACGAGAATACGTTCCCGCCTGCAAAGGGAAAAATAAACACTTGTGACTTCATCTTTATTATTTAGTATTTAACAATAATAATGATCAATAAATGATACTGCCGGTTACCAGTATATAACGGCGGGAGTAAACAGGAGGAATAACTGTTGGCAGTAAGCTCAATCAGCCGATTGCTTCATCTATACATTTCTTCCAGATCAATTTGTAGATCACTTCTCTGCCATCCAGTATCATAGGGGTAGATTTTAAGATTAATATGTCGTCTGCTATTTCATACAATCTGATTTGCTCCGTGCCTATCCAGCTGAGGTTCAGTGAGCCTGTAACGAAATGAATAATATAGCTTTCCTCAATTTTATAGTGACCAAAGTAAGCGCCATATCCATTAAATACCGTACGTATTTCTACATCCGTACTATCATGCGGCTCCTTTTTTTCAAGATATATGTTCGACTCATTCATAATCTGAACAGACATTTCATTTTGATCACCATACACAAGTGTTCCCCGGGCTGCTTTACCCCAGGGGTAAATTCTCTCGCCATCCATGGTGTGCGCTTCATATGATTGCAGTTTCCAGACTCCTTTAAACAAAGAAATGAGATTGACCATACCTGCTTATTTAGACGTTATGCTAGCTGGATTTGTGTGACGCTCCTGTATCATTTAATTAATTGTATGGAGAATGATGATGGAATAATAAATTCCAAACTGATATAAATGACTTATATGGCAGTTCATCAGGCATTTTTGCCTATCCGGCTGAGATTCAAATTAGTTATGCTGATGGATTATTTTGAGGGTGCTATAGGCAATACTCCATTCAAGTTATACAAACTTAATACATAACACTGCAATTCAGGATCAAGTAAAGAATAATAGTGCGATGGGAAAGAAAACGAATATTCGGAAAACTATCCGGCGCAGCAGCAGTGAAGCGAACCGGTGATGCAGGCTGGCAGTAAGCTATAAACTGGTTTTTAGTATGGCGGGTATGGATACCCGCCATACTAAAAATGAAATTGAAAGATATTTAATGTCCTGCCTTCAATAAGGGTATTAACTATGCCGGTTTTTGTAGCGCCCATCCGGGTATAAAAACCATCTGCATTCGGATCGGACTCCACTTTTATGATAGTTTCATTCCTGGCAATACATCGATGCCGGAGATCTGCAAAAGCTTCTTTGCCCAACCCGTGTCCAATGAATGATGGCAATATCCAAAAGTGATCAATGAAGAGTTGTTCCCCGTTATATTCCAGCGAATAAAAGCCAACCACCTGGTCTGCATAGATAATTTTTATTACCTGGTTTTGCTGGATGTAGGCAGGGGTAATCGTCAGGCTTTCCGTCCAAAGCTGTATCCATGCTTCCGGATAGTTCCAGTGACGTTTGGATTGGAAAGCGATATCAGTCAGTATTTCGGCATCGCCTGCCGCAGCAGGAAGATATGTAATCGTCGTATGCATGTGTTGTTATTATTTATGTCCTGTCTGCAGGTTGATGAGTAGTCGCTTTATTTAAACTGGTTGTAGCATTGTAGATGACTGGCATTTGTCCTTTCCACTGATGCCAGGTGTTATCATCCGTTAGTAGTTGCGCCATGAAATGGGATACGTTTATCCGGCTTGTTTGTCCCGGGTTAAACAGGGCACTCCGGGTGGGAGAGGGATGAAGTGTATAGGCTGTTACGTAGGCATTGTTGATCAGACTGTCGGGACGCACAGCAACCCATTCGATGAAAGGGTTTTGGCCCCCTGTTTTTAGCCTTAAATAATCTGCTGCTTTTTCATTGTCGGGATGTGGTGGTAAGAGCAACCGCAGTAATCCGATGACGATTTTTTGTCCGAAAGAAACCGGTTCGTTTAAGTCCCGGTTACTATTGCCTGCCGTATTCATTAACACAAACCGGAAGGGTTTTTCCGGCGTATTTTTCCGGATGGCGGTACAAAGCAGTTGCACCATATCGGTGACCAGCCGCCTGGGCGGGCCATAGATACCCTTCAAGTTAAGGGTATGTCCAAGACAAACCGCTACGGACTGGCAGTCCTGGAGATGGGCAGACAGCTCGTTTACCGGGATGCGGGTGATGTCGTTGACCCTGAGTACAGTGATGCGAGCATGGTGAAGCCACGCATCCGGAATTTGACTGGTGGCGCGAACAAGGATCTTCACCCATTGCCCCGCACTTAATAATTGATCTATCAATAGTTTTCCGGTAGCGCCACTCGCTCCAACTACTAATGTAATCATGTATTGAAATGTTTTATTGTCGTTTTAGTCGTTGAGGGCAGCCTTGAATGATAAGGAGAAGGCTATTCCCAACATCTAAAATTATTAAGGGGATAAGCAACCTTTTTTTGTAAATTATGTTTAAAACTGGTGATGCAGCATTCCATACAGTATACTGGCGCCTATCTGCTTGATTAGCGTTACTAAGATAACATGTATAAGCGGTTTATGCAAAAATGGGTGGCTTATGCTTGTCAAGGTCTGTTCTTTGGTCCCGGTTAAATGGCTACAGGTACAACATACGCATCGCCATTAAAAGCAAATACAGAACTTTACATAGTTAAATAAAAGCGGGAAAAATGAGAGTAAAAGTTATCAGTATTCCTGTACTGGATCAGGAAAAGGCACTGCAGTTTTATACGAATACATTGGGTTTTATCAAAAAGCAGGATGTGCCCGTAGGTGGTAATAACAGATGGTTAACCGTGGTGGCCAAAGGAGATGAAGACGGGCCGGAGGTATTACTGGAGCCTTCTCCGCTCCATTTTGAGCCAGCTAGAACATACCAGCATGCGCTGCTGGAAGCCGGTATTCCCTATACGCAATTTGATGTGAATAATGTACAGGAAGAGTATGAAAGGTTGATCGCCCTTGGTGTTGCTTTCAGTGTAAAGCCAACAGAAATGGGAACGGTTAAAATTGCGGTATTTGATGACACCTGTGGAAATAATATTCAGCTGATAGAAATGTTATAACGGAAAAGTTATTCCGTCTCATTATACCGACTGTTGGTATAACCCTGGAAACGGCTGTTGATAAGGATCAGCAGCCGTTTCTGATTTACAGGAAATTAGCCTCTGGGCCAGCATCTGTTAGCTTTAAGCACACAGTAGCAAGTATTGCCACAGGCTCCATCTCCACCACAATATGGAATATCAATACAGGCGGGGTAGGCAGCAGACTGGCTACCGCCGGAGATATTTTTCAATGACGCACGTGAAAGTGCTTTACCTGTTTTTACAAATGAATAATTTTTCATAAAGAGAAATTAAATGGTTAACTCGTGTTTGCCTACTTTTTTATGAAGGTTTTCGGCTCTTCCTTTGCTATGCGCGATAACGAGATAATTAAAAGGAAAGTAGTAGACGAGCTTATTGCTCGCATAGGCATGTTTTCATTGTTATCATAAAAACTTCACTGCACTGTATGACGTGTTTTAATGATTACAGGGTTTCATTCTTTTAACGCAATTTATGCATCTTTATTGAATTTTTCTGCAAATTAATTGTATTAACATGCAAATTATTTTCAAAAATGACGCAATGAGGGTGTTTGTGTGCAATTGTTGCATATGTGAGTGGAGGCCCCACAGCAATAGTAATGCGGCTACTGTAAGGCATTCTAACCATTGTACTGCGCTCCCTTATCAGGCCATAAAATTGTAGGAAAGGAAGAATTATTTTTCGCCGCCGAAAATAGGTGGTTATAGATTGCCAACGATAGGCACTGTCAGCAAATTTCAAACGATTGTGTCCCTGTTCTTTGTATATGCGTAAACGTTATGGCTTAGTCGTATTTTTTAATATTGCCGGTAACCTGTAACGGAGAACGCTGATTACTCATGCGCAATTCACCAGGCGTATAACCAAATGTTTTGCGGAAAGCCACAATAAAATGCTGGGCATATTTATAACCTACAATGTTGGCAATATCCGCAATCGGGTGATCGGTAGATAATAACAGATCCCTGGCTTTAGTCATTCGCAGACTGGTCAGGTACTCAAAAACAGTTTTGCCGAACAACTCTTTGAAGCCTGATTTTAACTTGGTTTGGTTGATGCCGATAGACAGTGCCAGACATGGAATAGAAAGGTGCTCCATGTCTTTGCTGATCATTTCTTTTGCATGATAGATGGCTTCAATATCCCGGCTTAATAGTTTGGTTCTTCTGGTTTCCTTTTTTTCCTGCAGGCAGGACATCTGCGTGATTAATAGTTCTGCGACTTTGGATTCGAGATAAAGCTTTTTTAGTTTTCCGGTATAGCGTTCTTTTTTATGATGGATATCATTAATCAATATTTGCAGTTCCTCCTGTTGTGAAAGGTGGGCAAATAATTTCCGTCCGTCCATAATGCCATCAATGATCTCATTTTCTCCCAGGAATAGCGGTGTGAATAGTTCCGGACAGAAAGATATTTCAAAAAAGGCGCCGACGCCATTATCTGTACCCATTTCAAACAGATATTCCTCCTTTTCTTCCCGGAATAAAATACATTCACCACGCTGCATCGTCAGGTAGTCTTTATGCTCGCTGATGCACGAACCCCGCAGACAGAAATGTGCCACAATGGTTTCCTTCTCCGGATGTACCGCATAATATTTGGAAGTATCAGTAGTGTACTTTCCGGATTTCAGGTGTATACCATCCAGAAAAACATTATCCAGCTCAATTTCAAAACCATTGTTATCGGTCAGCTTTTCTACTCTTTCTTCCAGAAACGGTTTATCCTGACCAGCACCAATATGGTAGTTACTTGCGTCTATCGTCATGATATAATCCATAATACTACGCTTTGCGTTATTAATACTTCCGTTTGCGTACCTCTTGAAACAGGCGGTTAAAGGAACTTTGCGCAAAGTTAATCATCTATTCAGCATGAAGAGTAATATATCGCGTAAGTGTAATGTAAAAGTTTTTTGGATAGTCATATGCTCCCTGTTTACCATAACCGCTGCCAAAGGCCAGATAGCAAAGGATTCCCTTCAAACAGACAGTATTTCATCGAAAAAATTACTGGAAGAAGTGATTGTCACCTCCCGGAAAAACAGGTATAATGTGCAGGAGCTGTCTGCTTCTTTGCGTATAGACGGCAAACTGCAGGAAGTGCCGCAGAATATACAGATTTTAAATAACCAGCTGCTGAGTGAACAACAGTTGTATACGATGTCTGATGCCATTGCCCGTAATGTAAGCGGGGCAAATAAACTGGAAGGATGGGGCGATATGTACACCTATATTACCATGAGAGGCGCCCGTGCGGCGGCATTCAGAAACGGCATGAGTGTATCGGGGATGTACGGGGTATTGTCTGAGGATATGAGTTTCGTGGATCGGGTTGAGTTTGTTAAAGGGCCGGCTGGCTTTATGTTATCGAATGGAGAACCGAGCGGTATCTATAATATTGTCACCAAGCGACCCTCCGGTACACCCAAAGGGAATTTTTCGTTTGGACTGGGTAGCTATGGTCTTTACAGAACAACACTGGACCTGGATGGCTTGCTGAATAAGCGCAAGACCTTACAGTATCGCCTGAACGTAGCCGGGCAAACCAATAACGCCTTTAGAAATTATGAATCAACAAAACGCTGGAGCGTAGCGCCGGTACTCACTTATCAGTTAGACAAAAAAACATCGCTCACGGTGGAGTATATTTTTCAATACGCCAGTATGCCCGATCTCGGGGTGAAATACCTGTTCTCCAAAACAGGGTATGGTACCGTGCCACGGCAGCAAACACTGGCTGATCCGGGAATTGAGCAAACGGTCGTACATGACCAGAACATACATGTCAACCTGCAACATGTGCTGAACGACAACTGGAGAATAACGGCGCAGGTATCCTATTTTGATTATAATCAGCAGGGATCTTTTATCTGGATCCGGAATATCAATAATACGGGTCATATGCAACGCTATCTCAATATCTGGGATGCCAATAACAAGATGCGTTTTGGTCAGGTGTTTGTCAATGGCAAACATCGTACAGGACCTATAGAACATAAGCTGTTGGCGGGCCTGGACCTGAGCAGTAAAAGTTATGTGGCCGATTTTGTGCAGAGCTATAATATGGATAGCATCGGTACATTCAACATCTATAAAGAGGGTTATCAGAAACCGTACTATGGTACCGGGAAGTTCGACCGGAGCATTGACGTAAGAAGACGCATCGGAACCGGATTTCTGCTGGAATCCCACGTGGCTGGACTGTATGTACAGGATGACCTGGGATTCTTTCATAACAGGCTGCATTTGACGCTGGCCGGACGTTATACCTATGTGAAGGATAATAATTACGGTACGATATCGGAGAACCGGAAATTCACGCCCAGAGTTGGCCTGAGCTATGCCGTTGCTGATGCACTGAATATATATGCTTTATATGATCAGGCTTTTTTGCCACAAACCGGAAAATTACGCAGTGGTAAAAGCGTGAAACCTTTAACAGGTAACAATTTCGAGCTGGGCATCAAGAAAGACTGGTGGGAGGGAAGTTGGAATACCTCGTTGTCGCTATACCGGATCATGAAAGAGAACCAGCTGTCTGCAGACCCCGACAATGGCGGCGGCGAAAACTATGTATTGCAATTCGGACAAACCAAAACGCAGGGCGTTGAATTTGATCTGAAAGGAACGATTTTTAAAGGAATGTATATGATCGCTAACTATGCTTTTACCGATTCAAAAATTACCGAATCAACCAGCAGCTACAAAAAAGGAACACAGGTGCCGGGATCTGCTAAACATTCGGGCAACATCCTGCTGAATTATCAATTCCAATCAGGCGTATTAAAAAATCTTGGTTTGTCTGGCAGCATGAGTTATATGGCCGACCGGCAAACCTGGTGGACGGGCGATTTAAATGGGGAATCACTGCCGGACTATTGCCGGTTTGATGCGGGCATATCCTGGCATACGGGACCACTCCGATTGGACCTGAATATCTACAATATCCTGGATACTTATTTATATAATGGATCGCATCATTCCAGCGGCTGGTACTACTGGCGCCCGGAGCCGCCGAGAAATTTCAGATTTGGGATGGCTTATAGTTTCTAGCAGTTTTGTTTATCAGCTTTTATCATTATCAGCAACAGATGA
Coding sequences within:
- a CDS encoding VOC family protein, which gives rise to MRVKVISIPVLDQEKALQFYTNTLGFIKKQDVPVGGNNRWLTVVAKGDEDGPEVLLEPSPLHFEPARTYQHALLEAGIPYTQFDVNNVQEEYERLIALGVAFSVKPTEMGTVKIAVFDDTCGNNIQLIEML
- a CDS encoding GNAT family N-acetyltransferase, which gives rise to MHTTITYLPAAAGDAEILTDIAFQSKRHWNYPEAWIQLWTESLTITPAYIQQNQVIKIIYADQVVGFYSLEYNGEQLFIDHFWILPSFIGHGLGKEAFADLRHRCIARNETIIKVESDPNADGFYTRMGATKTGIVNTLIEGRTLNIFQFHF
- a CDS encoding lipocalin-like domain-containing protein — encoded protein: MVNLISLFKGVWKLQSYEAHTMDGERIYPWGKAARGTLVYGDQNEMSVQIMNESNIYLEKKEPHDSTDVEIRTVFNGYGAYFGHYKIEESYIIHFVTGSLNLSWIGTEQIRLYEIADDILILKSTPMILDGREVIYKLIWKKCIDEAIG
- a CDS encoding NAD(P)H-binding protein, with product MITLVVGASGATGKLLIDQLLSAGQWVKILVRATSQIPDAWLHHARITVLRVNDITRIPVNELSAHLQDCQSVAVCLGHTLNLKGIYGPPRRLVTDMVQLLCTAIRKNTPEKPFRFVLMNTAGNSNRDLNEPVSFGQKIVIGLLRLLLPPHPDNEKAADYLRLKTGGQNPFIEWVAVRPDSLINNAYVTAYTLHPSPTRSALFNPGQTSRINVSHFMAQLLTDDNTWHQWKGQMPVIYNATTSLNKATTHQPADRT
- a CDS encoding helix-turn-helix transcriptional regulator produces the protein MDYIMTIDASNYHIGAGQDKPFLEERVEKLTDNNGFEIELDNVFLDGIHLKSGKYTTDTSKYYAVHPEKETIVAHFCLRGSCISEHKDYLTMQRGECILFREEKEEYLFEMGTDNGVGAFFEISFCPELFTPLFLGENEIIDGIMDGRKLFAHLSQQEELQILINDIHHKKERYTGKLKKLYLESKVAELLITQMSCLQEKKETRRTKLLSRDIEAIYHAKEMISKDMEHLSIPCLALSIGINQTKLKSGFKELFGKTVFEYLTSLRMTKARDLLLSTDHPIADIANIVGYKYAQHFIVAFRKTFGYTPGELRMSNQRSPLQVTGNIKKYD
- a CDS encoding TonB-dependent siderophore receptor, encoding MKSNISRKCNVKVFWIVICSLFTITAAKGQIAKDSLQTDSISSKKLLEEVIVTSRKNRYNVQELSASLRIDGKLQEVPQNIQILNNQLLSEQQLYTMSDAIARNVSGANKLEGWGDMYTYITMRGARAAAFRNGMSVSGMYGVLSEDMSFVDRVEFVKGPAGFMLSNGEPSGIYNIVTKRPSGTPKGNFSFGLGSYGLYRTTLDLDGLLNKRKTLQYRLNVAGQTNNAFRNYESTKRWSVAPVLTYQLDKKTSLTVEYIFQYASMPDLGVKYLFSKTGYGTVPRQQTLADPGIEQTVVHDQNIHVNLQHVLNDNWRITAQVSYFDYNQQGSFIWIRNINNTGHMQRYLNIWDANNKMRFGQVFVNGKHRTGPIEHKLLAGLDLSSKSYVADFVQSYNMDSIGTFNIYKEGYQKPYYGTGKFDRSIDVRRRIGTGFLLESHVAGLYVQDDLGFFHNRLHLTLAGRYTYVKDNNYGTISENRKFTPRVGLSYAVADALNIYALYDQAFLPQTGKLRSGKSVKPLTGNNFELGIKKDWWEGSWNTSLSLYRIMKENQLSADPDNGGGENYVLQFGQTKTQGVEFDLKGTIFKGMYMIANYAFTDSKITESTSSYKKGTQVPGSAKHSGNILLNYQFQSGVLKNLGLSGSMSYMADRQTWWTGDLNGESLPDYCRFDAGISWHTGPLRLDLNIYNILDTYLYNGSHHSSGWYYWRPEPPRNFRFGMAYSF